ATGAGGGGCAGCATGGGGTAAGGGCAGGATGACCAGGTGGCCTGCTTGGGTCTGCTTGGTCAGAGGGGCTCTGAGGCGCTGACGGGCTGAGCCCTGAAGGCTGACGAGGTGGTGTCTCCCACCCCTCAGGGACGAGTATTTCCGAATGAAGCTGCAGTGGAAATCAGTGAGTCCTGAGCAGGAGCGGAGGAACTCATTGCTGCATGGATACCGCAGCCTCATCGGTGGGTGGTGTGAGAGGGAGCCCCCTACTCCCGAGGAGTGGGGATGGTGGCatctggggggaggtgggggtgagcaGGGGTGGTAGTGGCCAAGGGCGGagcggggggagggagggaggagagccaggctccttgggttcaaatcccagctgccATCTACTATTGCACCATGAGATCTCAGCAAGTGATTTtagccctgggcctcagtttccctgtctgtagaTGGTTAGTAACTGTCGGTTTCTGGGAACACGGGACCTCACTCCACAGTGTTCAGATGGTTTCAGGACTGGTCCACACCTGTCAGGTCTGCCGATGAGAGTAGGGGCTGGTTCCAGTGGCCAGGACAGGCCCCCAGCACCTTTCTCACCTTGTATCCTGAACCCTATTCTCGCAGAGAGAGATGTGAGCCGCACAGACAGGAGCAACAAGTTCTACGAGGGTCCGGACAACCCTGGGCTGGGCCTGCTCAACGACATCCTTCTCACCTACTGCATGTATCACTTCGACCTCGGTGCGGCaccagggggcggggccgggggcggggcctgcccTTGGATGGTGCTGagggcctgggccaggccctgaCCCTGTGTCCCTCCCAGGCTATGTCCAGGGCATGAGTGACCTCCTCTCCCCGATCCTCTACGTCATTCAGAACGAGGTGGATGCTTTCTGGTGTTTCTGTGGCTTCATGGAGCTTGTGGTAAGgctcagggtggggtgggagacagGCCCCCTCCAAAGGATGGGGGTCCAGCCCTTCACGTGACCCTCTCCCCGCAGCACGGGAACTTTGAGGAGAGTCAGGAGACGATGAAGCGGCAACTCGGGCAGCTCCTGCTGCTCCTCCGGGTGCTGGACCCACCGCTCTGCGACTTCCTGGGTATGTGTCTTGGTGGCAGAGGACAGCGGGGCCACAGATGTTGCCAAAGTTTCTGGGAGTGAGTGGCCCTAGACAATGTCCAGGACATTTGGTCCTGATCCAAACAAGAGGAACATTTCGCATAATGCAGAACCCAAAACTTACCTGTAAAAGCAGGATTGCAGTTTGGGGCAAAACATTAGCAAATGCAGGTGTGTGTTCACTTCTGTGTGTCCGCCTGCCCCATGGTCTGCTCCCATCAGTCCCGTACTTCTCAGATGAAGGACCTGGGCATGCCTCTGAGCACTTCTTATTTCCACCCAGCTCTTATCTCCACTCGCCTTGAGCCAGGGGTTAGAAACGGTTCTCTGGGCTCCTGGCGCTGGGACCACTACATTCCGGCTTTAGAATGTTTCTTCATTACTCGTTCAATGTAACAAATGCTGGAaattaagataaaagaaaaagtaaaagttaCTGTTGATAGTAATATTCTTTTTGAGTGCAGATGATGATGTTAACTTATTTATGGGCATTTCTTCACTGAAATTTAGGCTTTCCCTGGGGGAGGGACACATACTGGCCTCACTTCACTGAAGAGGAAAGCACATGCCACTTCTGGGGATGCTCAGACATCCTGCCTCTCTTTGTCATTAAAAGTTCTCTAAACTATCACTTTTTTCGACTGCACAAGTGTTCTGTCCCTCTTAAGGATTTATAAGAATAGATTTGACCTGACCTGCTGACACTTAGgttatttgtagtttttcattCGTGTAGTTTTTTGTAGTATATTCATTATGATGAATATACTCTGGGTAATTTCTTTAGGTTACATTCCAAGAAGTGAAATTGTATCTAGGGCAGTACATATTTTTACAGCTTTTGAAATGACTGCCCCTGTCATTGCTTTCCTGGAAAATTGCCAAATTCTGTTTTTTGGCTAGCAGCATACACGGGTGTCAGTTTCCTCAGGTCTCCACCAGCACTGGGCAGtgaatggattttattttacctttgagCGGGCTGGTCTTACTGCATCTCTCCATGTGAGGGTAGAAAGCATGGGACAGCTCACCTTGTCTGGGGTTGGGAAGGCCGGATGGGGAAGGTTCCTGCTGACACAGCATTCCTGTCTCGGCTCAGCGGCCTTCCCACACTGGGCATAAGTTACTTGCCTAGACTGCGGGAGGGCCTCACAGGGTGGCTTCTCAAAGCCTCAGTCTGACCACCGGGCACAGTGTGAATTAGAATAGGATTGGCATTGATCTTGAGCTTGCTCTTTGCTCCCACTGCCCTTCCCCCCATTGTCCTCCTCTAGACTCTCAGGACTCCggctctctctgcttctgcttccGGTGGCTGCTCATCTGGTTCAAGAGGGAATTCCCCTTCCTGGATGTCCTTCGACTGTGGGAGGTGGGCCAGCCAGCTTGGGTGGGAGAactgggggaggtgggcaggggcagaCCTGGGTGGGACCTCAGGCAGAGACTGGGCCATGACCCCTCCCTCTGCCACCCTTAGGTGCTGTGGACAGGGCTCCCTGGCCCGAATCTGCACCTGCTCGTGGCCTGTGCCATCTTGGACATGGAGCGGGACACTCTCATGCTTTCCGGCTTCGGCTCCAATGAGATCCTCAAGGTGAGGCCCTGGCCCCTCCCAGTCTCCACCTTTTACCTCCATCCTGACCTGTGCAGACCAGGCACAGTAGCTGGATGTGAACTCCACGGAGACTGGCTCTGAGCCTGTGCCACAGTACCTTGCAGTAGTTGGTATTCAAAATAGGATCGTTGAAAGTGTGGTTAGCTAAACTCTGAGCATGGTGGACATGATATGGGCTTTGTTTTTTCCTACCCCATCCTATCCCTGCCTCCCAGCAGTGTCGCCACAGAGCATGTGGCCCCTGCATGAGTGGGGGTCCTAGCACCCTCTCAGTAACTTAATGCTGCATGGGGCCACGGGGGTGGAGCTCCGCTCCCCTTCCCTTCGTGGTATCCTGCATCTGGTAAGCAGCCTGGGACAGTGTGACTTCCCTGATCCCTCAGCTCCACGATGAGTCCCAAGAGGGCCAGTCGTGTCTGCCTTCTCTCCATTGTGTCCCCAGAACgaggcacagagtaggtgctcaggcTGGGGGGGTGGAGTGGGTGCAAGCAGGCAGGCCTGACCCACCCCCGTTCCATAGCACATCAACGAGCTGACCATGAAGTTGAGTGTGGAGGACGTACTGACACGAGCTGAGGCCCTCTACCGGCAGCTGACGGCCTGCACAGTGAGTCCCTGACCCTCCCAACAGCTCCCGTTCCCCGCCCAGTCAAACCTCTGATGTTTCGTTCAACATCCCCCAACCCACCAGGAGCTGCCCCACAACGTTCAGGAGGTCCTGGGTCTGGTGCTGCCCACAGAGCCCCGCAGCCCCTCACCCCCTGCCTCCCCACTGCCGCTGTCGCCCACCCGGGTCCCACCAGCCCCGCCGCTCTCCGCGGACACAGCCCCGCAGCCGGACAGCAGCTTAGAGATCCtgcctgaggaggaggaggaggaaggcacgGACTCCTAACATCCCGGGGGCCGCAGCAGCCTGCCCCCGCACAGCACTTTATCCAGCTCCCGCCTCTCCCGGAGTCTGGGGGTGGAGCGAGCTAAGAGGGGCGGGCCTCCCGCCATGCCTCTTGTGCCCTCCTGATTAGCTGGTTTCATTAACTGACACTTCTCGTGTGCAGCTGGCCTCGTGAAGGGGGAGGAAAGAGCCTGCCACGTTGCCTTGAACCTGGATGGGGAAGGGATGGTTTGTGGTCCCCTCTGACCGCTCTGTAGAGCAGGTGTCTGACCATGTAACCCTGACCGGGCCAATGAGACGTAAGAGGGAGTCCCTTGGGGGTAAGGAGGTGGGGGCTTGTGGAGGCAAGGCTCCCTTAACTGCCTGAGTTTGGGGCTTTTGGAAGAGTGAGTATGGGGTGCTGGAGTGCGGCCGTCACCTAACAGCTGTGCGGAGACACATCCTGGACATAACCAAGATGGAAGGGCCTGCAGAGCTGCTCATTCTGGCAACCCTGCCTACCAGCCAGCTTCTTGTTCCGTGAGAAAAATAAACTCGTGTTTAACCCACTGTCGTTCgggttttctgttacttggtATCAGGCCCCATCTGTGTCGTGACAATTGGGGCGGGCACTGTGATTACCATTAACCAGTGGTGCAAAGCAGTGTCCGTCCTCACCCATGAAGACGCTGCCCTGGCAGGAGGAGGACAGCTTCTGGGGCTCCGGGATAGGCACAGCCCCTTTTACCGTGAGGGCTAATGCTTTGCTCCAAGCCAATTGGGGAAGCGACTAAGCCAGGGAGGGGCCAGGACCACATGATTTTTCTTCGAAAATACTTTAATACTGGGTCCtcttggggggtgtgtgtggagcAGTTAAATGTAGGGCTGGCGGGTGGGTGGCCTCCCCCTTTTCGGATTCGCACAGGGGCTGGCTGGGCCCGGGCTCCGCCATGCGTGCACGGCCCTCCTGGTTGTGGATCTGCCTGTTGATCAACACAGCAGCACGCAGCGCCGACTTGACAGCAGTCTCCACCCAGCCATGCGGGTAGGCCGTATGCTCCCCGGCGAAGTAGATGCGACCATGGGGAACCTCCCAGTTGAACTGCATGTCGTCCTTGTCAGCTGGCGAGAGCTTTGGCGGCTGCACGACGAAGCCGCCCTGGCTGTACGGGTCCTCTGCCCAGCGCTTGACGACGCCGCTGCCGTCCCAGAGCCGGTACACAATCGGCCCGTGCAGCGCCGCCACGTCGTCGAGTGCCAAGCGCAGCGTCTCTTCCAGACTCAGGCCGGCAAACGGGGCGGTCGCGTCCGACCACGTGTACGAAGCCAGCAGAAGCGCGCCCTCTCCCGGCGGCGGGTAGAATATCATGCGCGATGGGCGGTCCGTGTTCGAGTGGCCTCCCTCGATGTGCTCGTCGTGCCAAAAGGGACGGCGGAAACTCAGGAACACCTTGGTGGCCGGCACGTAGTGCAGAGCGCGCAGAGCTTCCTGCCGTTTCCGCGACAGCGGAGGCGAGAATTTCATGCGCTGCAGCGCCGGCCCGCTCGCGGTCAGCAGCACCACGTCGGCGGCCAAGGTCTGGTCCCGGAGTGCGGTCCCTATGTGCACTCGCACCTCGTGCGTTTCCTGCGTCAACGCCACGACCGGCGTGTGCAACAGCACTGGCCCCGACAGCGAGTTCAGTAGCGCGCGCGGCAGCAGGTCCCAGCCGCCCACGATGCGGCTGTACCTGTGGGTGGGACGGGGCGGGAGTGTGACATGGGCTCTCGGACCCTGCCCCTTTCCCGCTGGCTCCTCCCTGGGCATGCCCTGGTACCTAGTCTAGTTTTCACCTGCCGGGTTCCCTCTAATCTCGCCCCTTCTCGTAGGCCCCGCCCACTCCGTTACTGGCCCACAATTGAAACGGGCCTGCGCCCCACGAACCCGGCCCGTTCATCTACCTCTGCACTGTTTTCTCCCTGACGTCCCCCGAGGGCCGAGGAGCAGAGAATTGTGTGACCCAGGACGCCTCTTCTCTTCTGGGCAATGCCCTTCTCCGGGAACCTTTCTTCCCAGTTTCCCCCAACGACCCCGGATGCGGGGCCGTGTGGCCAGACTTCAGCGCCCTGTCTCTTCGCCCCCTTGGCCTCTGTTCTCTACAAGCCGCGCCCTTCTTGCCAGTCCCATCCAATACCGGTGGCCCCGCCCGCTGTTGCTCTCCCCGATTGGCCCCCTCAGGCTCCTCCCCTTCTCACAGGCCCCGCCCCTCACCGGAGCCGGTCGCTGAGGCAGCTGTGGGCCCGCAGGGCCTCAGCAAAACTGAGGTAGAAGAAGCCGTCCTCGGACATCACGTCTCCCAGGAGCTGCGTGGCGGCCTGGCTCAGTTTCCCCTCCCCTAGGAGGTATTCCTGGGGGACGGAAGCGGACCCGGTCAGGGCCTAAGCAGGCTGCACCTGCCGACTCCCCACTCCCATGGGAGCCCCCTCCCTGGCTGAGCCTCTGGTACCGTAGCACGACCGACCGTGAGCCTAGTACGGTTCCCTGGACCTTAGCGATCCGGTCCCCCTCTTGTGACAGATGAGATAACTGAAGCCCAGAGCGGGGGGAGGGACGTATCCAACCCCAGGGTCAAGCAGGGACGCTGTGTCATGCCTGGGGTCCCTGACCCCCCGGGCCAAAGCCCAGGGTACCCTCTTTGTCCTGGTTCCTCAGACAGAAACACAGAGGCCCCCACTCACCAGGAGCGTGTGCCTTTCAAACTTATTCATTGCTCTTCTGCAGCCCAGCGTCTTGAGATCTTTGAGGGCCTGCAGTGGAACAAGCAGCGCTGAGCTGTGGGGGCA
The DNA window shown above is from Rhinolophus ferrumequinum isolate MPI-CBG mRhiFer1 chromosome 15, mRhiFer1_v1.p, whole genome shotgun sequence and carries:
- the IL4I1 gene encoding L-amino-acid oxidase, which gives rise to MVSPARRLLALVPILLLLLASLDWKTAHSQDPFERCMQDPDYEQLLQVVTLGLNRTSKPQRVIVVGAGVAGLVAAKVLSDAGHKVTILEADNRIGGRILTYRDQKTGWIGELGAMRMPSSHRVLHKLCKSLGLNLTKFTQYDKNTWTEVRNMKLRNYVVEMMPEKLGYKLCPREKGRAPEEIYQMALNKALKDLKTLGCRRAMNKFERHTLLEYLLGEGKLSQAATQLLGDVMSEDGFFYLSFAEALRAHSCLSDRLRYSRIVGGWDLLPRALLNSLSGPVLLHTPVVALTQETHEVRVHIGTALRDQTLAADVVLLTASGPALQRMKFSPPLSRKRQEALRALHYVPATKVFLSFRRPFWHDEHIEGGHSNTDRPSRMIFYPPPGEGALLLASYTWSDATAPFAGLSLEETLRLALDDVAALHGPIVYRLWDGSGVVKRWAEDPYSQGGFVVQPPKLSPADKDDMQFNWEVPHGRIYFAGEHTAYPHGWVETAVKSALRAAVLINRQIHNQEGRARMAEPGPSQPLCESEKGEATHPPALHLTAPHTPPKRTQY